The following are encoded together in the Pelosinus sp. IPA-1 genome:
- a CDS encoding PTS sugar transporter subunit IIB, with the protein MNILLVCNAGMSTSLLVTKMQNESQANGNQDTIFACSVDELELHIDNCEVVLIGPQIRYKLKSISEIATAKGKGYAVIDSVSYGMVDGKKVLAQAYQLKK; encoded by the coding sequence ATGAATATTTTATTAGTTTGCAATGCAGGAATGTCTACTAGTCTTTTGGTAACCAAAATGCAAAATGAAAGTCAAGCCAATGGGAATCAGGATACTATCTTTGCTTGTTCAGTGGATGAGTTAGAGCTGCATATTGATAACTGTGAAGTGGTGCTTATCGGACCACAAATAAGATACAAATTAAAGAGCATTAGTGAAATTGCTACAGCAAAGGGGAAAGGATATGCTGTCATTGATTCTGTAAGTTATGGTATGGTCGATGGCAAGAAAGTCCTTGCTCAAGCATATCAATTAAAGAAATAG
- the celB gene encoding PTS cellobiose transporter subunit IIC has translation MDKFIKWLEEYYAPVATRIGDQRHLKAIRDGVVSLIPLLLMGSFFLIIAFPPVAGLAKMVEPYVGSLLSVNNATMGLMGLMASFSIAYSLAGSYKMDPLGNALISVATFMLATPFTKDGNIASAWMGSKGLFVAMLIAIFVVEVQRYMIKKNLVIRMPEGVPPAVARSFMSLIPGFISISVVWFINSMLSMSATNLQDVIYKILAAPLLSLGGSLPAFLLAIFFAQLLWSVGIHGAALVGGVMSPVYLTLAQQNAAAKAAGLPIPNIICQQLWDVYGNIGGSGATFALAIMLLTIARSKQLKALGKSAIGPAFFAINEPILFGMPIVMNPVLMIPFIFAPLISITIAYFAMDAGLVDKLFVMAPWTTPPIINAFLDTGDIKAAVLQIFCFFITGAVYYPFFKMWDAAKTKEEFGAAQDAKAKSNLTIGV, from the coding sequence ATGGACAAATTTATCAAATGGCTCGAAGAATATTATGCACCTGTTGCGACTCGCATTGGTGACCAGAGGCACTTAAAAGCAATTCGAGATGGTGTCGTATCCTTAATACCTTTATTATTAATGGGCTCGTTCTTTTTAATTATCGCCTTTCCTCCTGTTGCTGGATTGGCAAAAATGGTGGAACCCTATGTTGGTAGTTTGTTATCCGTTAACAATGCTACAATGGGTCTCATGGGATTAATGGCATCATTTTCTATTGCATATTCATTGGCTGGCTCTTATAAAATGGATCCATTAGGAAATGCTTTGATTAGTGTGGCTACCTTTATGCTAGCGACACCTTTTACCAAAGATGGTAATATTGCTTCCGCTTGGATGGGGAGTAAAGGGTTGTTCGTAGCTATGCTGATAGCCATCTTTGTAGTAGAAGTACAGCGCTATATGATTAAGAAAAATCTTGTTATCAGAATGCCCGAGGGCGTACCTCCTGCGGTTGCTCGTTCCTTTATGTCATTGATTCCTGGGTTTATCTCAATCAGTGTCGTGTGGTTTATTAATAGCATGTTATCTATGAGTGCAACCAATTTGCAAGATGTTATTTACAAGATCCTTGCTGCACCACTACTTAGCCTTGGTGGCAGTTTGCCAGCCTTCCTGCTTGCGATATTTTTTGCCCAGTTGTTATGGAGTGTTGGTATTCATGGTGCTGCCTTAGTTGGTGGTGTAATGAGTCCTGTATACTTAACATTAGCCCAACAAAATGCTGCTGCAAAAGCTGCTGGTCTGCCTATTCCCAATATTATATGTCAACAATTATGGGATGTTTATGGTAATATTGGCGGATCCGGTGCCACCTTTGCATTGGCAATCATGTTACTTACCATTGCCAGATCCAAACAGTTAAAAGCGTTAGGTAAATCAGCAATAGGCCCTGCCTTTTTTGCTATCAATGAACCGATTCTTTTTGGTATGCCAATTGTAATGAACCCTGTGCTAATGATTCCCTTTATTTTCGCACCGCTTATTTCTATTACGATTGCGTACTTTGCTATGGATGCAGGTTTAGTAGATAAGTTATTTGTCATGGCGCCATGGACTACTCCTCCTATTATCAATGCGTTTTTAGATACAGGTGATATAAAAGCAGCAGTATTGCAGATATTTTGCTTCTTTATTACTGGTGCGGTTTACTACCCCTTCTTTAAGATGTGGGATGCAGCGAAAACCAAAGAAGAATTTGGTGCTGCACAGGATGCAAAGGCTAAATCAAACCTAACAATTGGAGTTTAA
- a CDS encoding glycoside hydrolase family 1 protein produces the protein MIHKKLVNFPENFLWGAASAAYQVEGAWDEDGKGPSNWDAYVRIPGTTFKGTNGDVAVDHYHRYKEDVALMAQMGLKAYRFSIAWTRIYPEGSGEVNEAGLKFYDDLINELIKNNVEPIITLYHWDLPQALQEAYGGWESRKIIEDFSNYCVTLFKRFGDRVKYWVSLNEQNIFIMHGYLSGAHPPKVMDCKRMYQANHIASLANAKVIQYFRKVVPNGKIGPSFAYSPAYASSSKPEDVLAYENAEELNSFWWMDVYAWGEYPKAVWNYLEREGLAPTIEDGDRELLKAGIPDFMGVNYYRTTTYEINSLAGVGAGQMNTTGKKGSTPDTGIPGLFKTIRNPNLEATDWDWEIDPIGLRIALRRITCRYRLPILISENGLGAFDTLEEGDVVNDDYRIEFIRRHLEECKKAITDGVDLLGYCVWSFTDLLSWLNGYQKRYGFVYVNRDEESEKDMRRIKKQSYYWYKKVIETNGKEL, from the coding sequence ATGATTCATAAAAAATTGGTGAATTTTCCTGAAAACTTTTTGTGGGGTGCGGCGTCGGCGGCTTATCAGGTGGAAGGAGCTTGGGATGAAGATGGTAAAGGACCTTCTAATTGGGATGCTTATGTGCGAATCCCTGGCACTACCTTTAAAGGAACCAATGGTGATGTAGCTGTTGATCATTATCATCGTTATAAAGAGGACGTTGCTTTGATGGCCCAGATGGGGCTAAAAGCGTATCGTTTCTCTATTGCCTGGACTCGTATTTATCCTGAAGGCAGCGGTGAGGTCAATGAAGCAGGTCTAAAATTCTACGATGATTTAATCAATGAACTGATCAAAAATAATGTAGAGCCTATTATTACATTATACCACTGGGATCTACCCCAAGCATTACAGGAGGCATATGGTGGTTGGGAATCTAGAAAAATCATCGAGGATTTTAGCAATTATTGCGTTACTCTCTTTAAACGATTTGGAGATAGGGTAAAATATTGGGTATCTTTGAATGAACAAAATATATTTATTATGCATGGTTATCTGAGTGGGGCTCATCCTCCAAAGGTTATGGACTGCAAGCGGATGTATCAGGCAAATCATATTGCCAGCTTAGCGAATGCTAAGGTCATCCAATATTTTAGAAAGGTTGTACCTAATGGAAAAATTGGCCCCAGCTTTGCTTACTCTCCTGCCTATGCATCTAGTAGTAAACCAGAAGATGTACTAGCCTATGAAAACGCGGAAGAACTAAATAGTTTTTGGTGGATGGATGTGTATGCTTGGGGTGAATATCCCAAGGCAGTTTGGAACTATCTCGAAAGAGAAGGTTTGGCTCCTACTATAGAAGATGGCGATAGGGAGCTATTGAAAGCTGGGATTCCCGATTTTATGGGGGTCAATTATTATAGGACGACTACCTATGAAATAAATTCACTTGCTGGAGTTGGGGCAGGTCAAATGAATACAACAGGGAAAAAAGGGTCTACACCGGATACTGGTATTCCAGGTTTATTTAAAACCATCAGAAATCCTAATTTAGAAGCGACAGATTGGGATTGGGAGATTGATCCAATAGGATTACGTATTGCCTTGCGCAGGATTACGTGTCGCTACAGATTGCCAATTCTTATTTCAGAAAATGGTTTAGGTGCTTTTGATACACTCGAAGAAGGGGATGTAGTAAATGACGATTATCGAATTGAATTTATCCGTAGACATCTTGAAGAATGCAAAAAAGCCATCACAGATGGAGTCGACTTATTAGGCTACTGCGTTTGGTCTTTTACAGATTTACTGAGTTGGCTCAATGGTTACCAAAAACGTTATGGCTTTGTATATGTTAATCGAGATGAAGAAAGTGAAAAAGATATGAGACGTATTAAAAAGCAAAGCTACTACTGGTATAAGAAGGTTATTGAAACCAATGGGAAGGAATTATAA
- a CDS encoding S-layer homology domain-containing protein: MKKKLIASLAASMVLGIAGTSFAAVVNPFSDVPAKHWSYGAVTKLANDGILEGYGDSTFRGDTTISRYEMAIIVAKAMSKMDKADASNKALIEKLSQEYASELSKLDVRMTTVENKVDNVKWSGFIRGKYDSDTSDGHNINGGNKHYFLRLDGSAKVSDNWQAYWASETRHDYTSNGWSKLGTQQDNTNDGDGTWFRIWTQGKVGDVGVTAGRAWIGFGDNAVWGHEATGLWLDLPTGKLKTTVFAAKPTQGNGAISLIDATNTNIYGVNFNTDISKKLNINLLVGGNQKNDRTINTAGYYEDKNGSPNWVAPTTTVKKQQMSSWGGVTLTTKITDDLKLTGTYAKTNADDFNNTEHIRLDYKTCDLNKPGTYGLYARYFKFGLNGDPSHDDEWDSLRQDSKGWVLGVDYAIAKNVQWTTLYSDQKVGISNSASEYNRKLIRTQFDLHF; this comes from the coding sequence ATGAAAAAAAAGTTAATTGCATCTTTGGCGGCTTCTATGGTGTTAGGTATAGCCGGAACTTCCTTTGCAGCAGTAGTAAATCCTTTCTCTGATGTCCCTGCGAAACACTGGTCCTATGGAGCTGTTACAAAATTGGCTAACGACGGTATTCTGGAAGGATATGGTGATAGTACATTTCGCGGTGATACAACCATTAGTCGTTATGAGATGGCAATCATTGTAGCAAAAGCAATGTCGAAAATGGATAAAGCTGACGCAAGCAATAAGGCTCTTATTGAAAAATTATCCCAAGAATATGCCAGTGAACTTAGTAAACTAGATGTTCGTATGACTACAGTAGAAAATAAGGTGGATAATGTAAAATGGAGCGGTTTTATCCGCGGTAAGTATGATAGTGACACTAGTGATGGTCACAATATAAATGGTGGTAATAAACATTATTTTTTAAGGTTAGACGGTTCTGCCAAAGTAAGCGATAATTGGCAAGCATATTGGGCAAGTGAGACAAGGCATGATTACACTTCTAATGGATGGAGCAAATTAGGTACACAGCAGGATAATACAAATGATGGCGATGGTACTTGGTTTAGAATCTGGACCCAAGGAAAAGTGGGTGATGTAGGTGTTACTGCAGGTAGGGCATGGATTGGTTTTGGGGACAATGCAGTGTGGGGCCATGAAGCTACTGGCTTGTGGTTGGATCTTCCTACAGGTAAATTAAAAACTACTGTGTTTGCGGCTAAGCCTACTCAAGGTAATGGGGCAATCAGTCTGATTGATGCTACGAATACAAATATTTACGGCGTTAACTTTAATACCGACATCTCAAAAAAACTAAATATTAACTTGCTAGTTGGTGGCAATCAAAAAAATGATCGGACAATCAATACAGCAGGTTACTACGAAGATAAAAATGGTTCGCCAAACTGGGTTGCTCCAACTACTACTGTGAAAAAACAGCAAATGAGCAGTTGGGGTGGAGTCACTCTCACCACCAAGATAACGGATGACTTGAAATTGACCGGTACCTATGCAAAAACCAATGCAGATGACTTTAATAATACAGAGCATATTAGATTAGATTATAAAACTTGTGACCTGAACAAGCCAGGAACCTATGGGCTATATGCTAGATACTTCAAGTTTGGCTTAAATGGCGATCCTTCCCACGATGACGAGTGGGATTCATTGCGACAAGATTCTAAAGGTTGGGTATTAGGTGTTGATTATGCAATTGCCAAAAATGTGCAATGGACAACTCTTTACTCCGACCAAAAGGTAGGAATATCTAACTCAGCTTCGGAATACAACAGAAAGCTGATTCGTACTCAGTTTGACTTGCACTTCTAA
- a CDS encoding zinc ribbon domain-containing protein: protein MYCDSCGKKLSYNAKYCRHCGSRQKDPLDDTQPLPIINELKIFDVTQQRKRFEPWYKAILPKKPHTNRSKVWQILYDLFYIAICIALLYVLATFKTIKEYQSLTGLWSGLLMVYLWWKR from the coding sequence ATGTATTGTGATTCTTGTGGTAAAAAACTTTCTTATAATGCAAAATATTGCCGCCATTGCGGTTCGAGGCAAAAAGATCCTTTAGACGATACCCAGCCCTTGCCGATCATCAATGAACTAAAGATTTTTGATGTTACGCAACAAAGGAAAAGATTTGAGCCATGGTATAAAGCGATTTTACCAAAGAAACCTCATACAAATCGGTCTAAAGTGTGGCAGATTCTATACGATTTATTTTATATAGCAATATGTATTGCGCTGCTATATGTTCTTGCAACATTTAAAACAATTAAAGAATACCAAAGCTTAACTGGATTGTGGAGTGGTTTATTGATGGTTTACCTTTGGTGGAAACGCTGA
- a CDS encoding HD domain-containing phosphohydrolase, producing the protein MRSITLDEIEPGMYLSKPLITADGTVLLHEGIVMKERYIEYLRNKGFTTLFVGDLEIEEKAKVEEDFYSPQKKQEALGAAREVINNFSVGKGLKLDNVKNLVSEWIHHLGQKPESMVNLLDVRRKEGYMFSHAINTCILSIMTGIAMGYDAKQLDELGLAAILHDVGKIKFSQNVAQQFPNYLTKKEKDEYRRHPFYSLEILRENYSLSVNVLNACFQHHERWNGSGYPMGLKGNDICEYAQIISVADVYERLIVGMPHRLPTPVYYAVAILNKAAGEYFNPAIIDKFNQNVAIYPIGKTVRLSNQQSGVILGVDIKNKTTPIVRITSSQDQKDIDQVVALDLMKTPGLFIVDFEEVSSYSQAYADRAYISHVKEQEV; encoded by the coding sequence ATGCGCAGTATAACTTTAGATGAAATAGAGCCGGGCATGTATTTATCAAAACCACTCATTACCGCAGATGGTACGGTTTTACTTCATGAGGGCATAGTAATGAAGGAAAGGTACATTGAGTATCTTCGCAATAAAGGTTTTACAACGCTATTTGTTGGAGATCTAGAAATCGAAGAAAAGGCTAAAGTTGAAGAAGACTTTTACAGTCCACAAAAAAAACAAGAGGCTTTAGGCGCTGCACGGGAAGTAATTAATAACTTTAGTGTTGGTAAAGGACTAAAGCTAGATAATGTAAAAAATCTTGTTAGTGAATGGATTCATCATCTGGGACAGAAGCCAGAAAGTATGGTTAACCTTCTTGACGTACGACGTAAGGAAGGGTATATGTTTTCTCATGCCATTAATACCTGCATTTTATCAATTATGACTGGTATTGCTATGGGATATGATGCTAAGCAGTTAGATGAATTGGGATTGGCAGCGATACTTCACGATGTCGGTAAAATTAAATTTTCACAAAACGTAGCACAGCAATTTCCTAACTACTTAACGAAGAAGGAAAAGGATGAGTATAGGCGGCATCCTTTTTACTCTTTAGAAATCTTACGTGAAAATTACTCCTTATCAGTGAATGTTCTTAATGCCTGTTTTCAGCATCATGAACGGTGGAATGGTAGTGGTTATCCTATGGGCCTTAAGGGAAATGATATCTGTGAATATGCCCAGATTATTAGTGTCGCCGATGTTTACGAGCGGTTGATTGTAGGAATGCCTCATCGCTTGCCTACACCTGTATATTATGCAGTTGCCATTTTGAACAAAGCGGCAGGGGAATACTTTAACCCGGCTATTATCGATAAATTTAACCAGAATGTTGCGATCTACCCTATTGGAAAAACAGTAAGACTTAGTAACCAGCAAAGTGGTGTAATTCTTGGTGTTGATATAAAAAATAAAACGACACCCATCGTTCGTATTACTTCTAGCCAAGATCAAAAAGATATTGATCAGGTTGTGGCCCTTGATTTGATGAAGACCCCTGGACTCTTTATCGTGGATTTTGAAGAAGTATCTAGTTATTCGCAAGCATATGCTGACCGTGCCTATATTTCTCATGTAAAAGAGCAGGAGGTATAA
- the dapA gene encoding 4-hydroxy-tetrahydrodipicolinate synthase codes for MKKPLFIGSAVAIVTPFTENGVDYETLEKLIEFQIAGGSDAIVVCGTTGEASTMPDDEHIAVIKFAVEKINKRVPVIAGTGSNDTRHAIELSKAAQDVGADAILSVTPYYNKATQKGLYEHFKLIANHIKIPIILYNVPSRTNLNLNPETIKALSEIDNIIALKECNLGQVGDVVNLCGEDFAVYSGDDNTVLPLLSLGGKGVISTMANIIPRDTHDMVAKFFQGDVNGAIKMQLHTLNLIKALFSEVNPIPIKAAVNLLGFRTGLCRMPLTELSEDNLEVLRAEMKAYGLI; via the coding sequence ATGAAAAAACCTTTATTTATCGGGTCTGCTGTAGCTATTGTAACTCCCTTTACTGAAAATGGTGTGGATTATGAAACATTAGAAAAATTAATTGAGTTTCAGATTGCAGGTGGATCAGACGCTATTGTAGTCTGTGGTACCACAGGAGAAGCTTCTACTATGCCAGATGATGAACATATTGCCGTTATCAAGTTTGCAGTAGAAAAAATCAATAAACGTGTACCGGTTATTGCAGGTACTGGCAGTAATGATACCCGTCATGCAATCGAATTATCCAAAGCAGCCCAAGATGTAGGTGCTGATGCAATCTTATCAGTCACTCCCTATTATAATAAAGCGACACAAAAAGGCTTATATGAACATTTTAAATTGATTGCGAATCATATTAAGATTCCAATCATTCTGTATAACGTACCAAGTAGAACCAATCTGAACTTAAATCCTGAGACGATAAAAGCATTATCGGAAATTGATAATATTATTGCTCTTAAGGAATGCAACCTTGGACAAGTTGGTGATGTAGTAAATCTATGTGGCGAAGATTTTGCGGTGTATTCTGGTGATGATAATACAGTATTACCTCTTTTGTCACTGGGCGGGAAAGGTGTCATTTCCACGATGGCAAATATTATTCCAAGAGATACTCATGACATGGTCGCAAAATTTTTCCAGGGTGATGTAAATGGTGCTATCAAGATGCAGCTTCATACACTAAATCTCATAAAAGCATTATTTAGCGAAGTAAATCCTATTCCAATTAAAGCAGCTGTAAACCTATTAGGTTTTAGAACTGGTTTATGTCGTATGCCTTTAACGGAACTTAGTGAAGATAATCTTGAGGTTCTTCGCGCTGAAATGAAAGCTTATGGGTTAATCTAA
- a CDS encoding pyridoxamine 5'-phosphate oxidase family protein, which yields MPQKQLSNEEIITFISEERVGHLATYDLGNTPYITPLNYIYYQGKIYFHCANEGRKLDNIAANPQVCFEVSRVNKSVFGSVACQCSTRYTSVLVFGKAYTIEDIAAKTDLLNIFTEQFAEGRSYPHISAEAASRVTVVEITVDSMQGKANIDPGEQ from the coding sequence ATGCCGCAAAAACAGCTTTCTAATGAAGAGATTATTACATTTATTTCAGAGGAGAGGGTAGGCCACCTAGCAACCTATGATTTGGGGAATACGCCTTATATTACGCCTCTTAATTATATATACTATCAAGGTAAAATTTATTTTCATTGTGCAAATGAAGGGCGTAAATTAGATAATATTGCTGCCAATCCTCAAGTGTGTTTTGAGGTCAGTCGCGTCAATAAATCTGTATTTGGCTCGGTAGCTTGTCAATGTTCTACCCGCTATACTTCTGTGTTGGTATTCGGTAAGGCCTATACAATAGAAGATATAGCCGCAAAAACAGACCTTCTGAATATCTTTACTGAGCAGTTTGCCGAAGGGCGTTCTTATCCTCACATATCTGCTGAGGCCGCTTCGCGTGTTACTGTTGTTGAGATAACTGTTGACTCTATGCAAGGAAAAGCCAATATAGATCCTGGAGAACAATAG
- a CDS encoding glutamate synthase-related protein, whose product MQIIINNYQWIYILLILLVLLLLGAMFLAKPVMRYIIKRVTNDALGKLLTDDYTQNIAELLPSLTRFSLLNLVEMSLRAQTGKALARPLGSPKHFVGYDNLMFSPRQMTSLSLPESAKINMSVTIGSSAKKPLKIKIPLMIGGMAYGLAMSEEAKVALARASKKLGTAANSGEGPFLPEEPGESGKFVLQVCCWSWGARTNKQIAFADMLEVKMGQGADVGVSRIEAAEFTGRARVLGGLAPDEPAIVLNAPPGIEKPEDWPRFIEELRQRANGIPIGLKIMATDRLEEELAMAVALGFDAIVIDGCEGGSHATAPIKQDDFGIPSLHALVRAKRFLQDSQMSLIISGGYFTPGQCLKALALGADAIYLATVPLFALGHNQIPKVAPWEPPTTLIYYNSPTKTQLDVDQAATSVANVLTAMVLEMEEAMRALGKKSLKELSAKDLVALDDITARITGVKSVFDKPIVPAIITKNNNKEKGQQAKQKSEQLSLEELKDEIGIQEFTKAIELNPKYILAHFGLGLAYEKKGLYQDAIRAYGKVVENANLPQDKSWVESAQDRIKELGEKI is encoded by the coding sequence ATGCAAATAATCATAAATAATTATCAATGGATATATATACTGTTAATTTTATTAGTACTTTTGTTACTAGGAGCAATGTTTTTGGCGAAGCCGGTTATGCGTTATATCATTAAAAGAGTGACAAATGATGCATTAGGCAAACTGCTTACCGATGATTATACGCAAAATATTGCGGAGTTGTTGCCATCACTAACTCGATTTTCTTTATTAAATTTAGTGGAAATGAGTTTGCGTGCTCAAACGGGAAAAGCCTTAGCACGGCCCTTAGGATCACCGAAACACTTTGTTGGCTATGATAATTTAATGTTTTCTCCAAGGCAGATGACTTCCTTATCTTTGCCTGAAAGTGCTAAGATTAACATGAGTGTAACGATCGGTTCTAGTGCAAAAAAACCTCTTAAGATAAAGATTCCTTTGATGATTGGGGGGATGGCCTATGGACTTGCGATGAGTGAAGAGGCTAAGGTGGCATTGGCTAGAGCTTCAAAGAAACTGGGAACTGCAGCCAATTCGGGGGAAGGTCCTTTTTTGCCTGAAGAACCAGGGGAATCAGGCAAGTTTGTTCTACAAGTCTGCTGTTGGTCATGGGGGGCAAGAACGAATAAACAGATTGCCTTTGCTGATATGTTAGAGGTTAAGATGGGACAAGGAGCAGATGTCGGGGTATCCCGCATAGAGGCTGCGGAGTTTACTGGCAGAGCACGGGTTTTGGGAGGCTTAGCTCCCGATGAGCCAGCAATTGTCCTTAATGCCCCTCCGGGGATTGAAAAGCCGGAGGATTGGCCTAGGTTCATTGAAGAATTGCGACAAAGAGCGAACGGCATTCCCATAGGGCTCAAAATCATGGCGACGGATCGCCTAGAAGAAGAATTAGCTATGGCGGTAGCATTAGGGTTTGATGCAATTGTTATTGATGGATGTGAGGGTGGTTCCCATGCAACTGCCCCTATTAAACAAGATGATTTTGGCATACCTAGCCTACACGCGCTGGTAAGAGCAAAACGTTTTTTACAAGATAGCCAAATGAGCCTGATTATATCAGGGGGGTATTTTACACCCGGTCAATGTCTAAAGGCGTTGGCTTTAGGAGCAGATGCTATTTACTTGGCAACTGTACCTCTTTTTGCCCTTGGACATAATCAAATCCCAAAGGTTGCCCCATGGGAACCACCTACTACGTTGATTTACTACAATTCTCCAACCAAAACACAGCTTGATGTTGATCAGGCAGCCACTAGTGTAGCAAATGTATTGACGGCCATGGTTTTGGAAATGGAGGAAGCAATGCGCGCCTTAGGGAAGAAATCACTAAAAGAACTTAGTGCTAAAGATCTTGTAGCACTTGATGATATTACAGCCCGAATTACAGGCGTAAAAAGTGTATTTGATAAGCCTATTGTTCCAGCGATAATAACGAAAAATAATAATAAAGAGAAAGGGCAACAAGCAAAACAAAAGAGTGAGCAGCTTAGTCTTGAAGAACTAAAGGATGAAATTGGAATTCAAGAGTTTACTAAGGCCATTGAACTGAATCCAAAGTATATTCTTGCCCACTTCGGCCTGGGACTAGCTTACGAGAAAAAAGGGTTATACCAAGACGCGATTCGTGCATACGGCAAGGTTGTTGAAAATGCCAATCTGCCACAAGACAAAAGTTGGGTGGAATCAGCCCAAGATCGTATTAAAGAGCTCGGCGAAAAGATATGA
- a CDS encoding D-alanyl-D-alanine carboxypeptidase family protein: MGRRVLSLVLLITFLWSGIVLGAAKQPDVDAEAAILMVADTKEILFEKNSKGIMYPASTTKIMTLITALEKGNPNSVVTVSPKAAACEESRLELNAGDKLTLNEAMTGMMLVSGNDAAEAIAENVGGSIPKFVEMMNQMADKIGVENTHFTNPHGLPDPINHYTTAYDLALITAYGMKMPSFVKIVSTPTYEVKFLNRGSIYANNTNKLLKTYPGMNGVKTGYTNDAGECLVASAKRGNVELIAVILNSDYRWRDATKLLDFGFAQLGL; encoded by the coding sequence GTGGGTCGAAGAGTTTTGTCATTAGTGCTCCTCATTACTTTCCTATGGAGCGGGATTGTCTTAGGGGCTGCTAAGCAACCAGATGTAGATGCCGAAGCTGCTATTTTAATGGTAGCCGATACAAAAGAAATCTTATTTGAGAAAAATTCCAAAGGTATTATGTATCCTGCTAGTACGACTAAGATTATGACTCTGATTACTGCTTTAGAAAAAGGCAACCCAAACAGTGTCGTAACGGTTAGTCCCAAAGCTGCTGCTTGCGAAGAATCCAGGCTAGAACTAAATGCAGGCGACAAATTGACACTAAATGAAGCAATGACAGGTATGATGCTGGTCTCAGGTAATGATGCCGCTGAGGCAATCGCTGAGAATGTAGGTGGTTCTATACCCAAATTTGTAGAAATGATGAATCAGATGGCAGATAAAATTGGTGTGGAAAATACGCATTTTACCAATCCTCATGGCTTGCCTGACCCAATTAATCACTATACGACAGCATATGATCTTGCATTGATTACTGCATATGGTATGAAAATGCCTAGCTTTGTAAAAATCGTTTCAACTCCTACATATGAGGTTAAATTTCTCAATCGAGGTAGTATTTATGCGAATAATACAAATAAACTACTAAAAACCTATCCAGGGATGAATGGTGTTAAAACAGGTTACACCAACGATGCTGGTGAATGTTTAGTAGCGAGTGCCAAAAGGGGTAATGTTGAACTTATTGCTGTCATCCTTAACAGCGATTATCGCTGGCGCGATGCGACTAAATTATTGGATTTCGGTTTTGCTCAGCTTGGCCTGTAA